The following are encoded in a window of Salmo trutta chromosome 27, fSalTru1.1, whole genome shotgun sequence genomic DNA:
- the LOC115164872 gene encoding solute carrier family 2, facilitated glucose transporter member 11 isoform X2, whose amino-acid sequence MDSNEESAELKKRCPNTSLLLAICAACIGGTFQYGYNISIINSPTKSVQNFINQTWLERYEENISEQYLTLLWSSIVSIFTIGGFIGATIGGTLAIRFGRKGTLMMNNAFALLAALLMGLSYPTGLFELLIIGRFFTGVNAGIGICVQPLYLGEIAPRALRGAMAMGTSIFITGGILTGQVIGLNELLGKEEYWPILLSTTCIPAFLQLLILPWFPESPRYLLIDRGDDVGCGTAMKQLHGTDNFDREREDMERERISAMGIKPKKPWELFMDRSLRWQVLTIIVINAAQQLNGINAIYFYTDYVFEEAGIPEVNIPYVTVGTGACECLTALTCGMLIESLGRKVLIIGGYTLMAFWCICFTLTLTFQGAGPWIPYLSMGCVFAFILSFGMGPGGVTNILITELFTQTTRPAAYMIGGSVNWLSFFFIGMAFPFIVTKLQQYCFLVFLVVCVLVAVYIFLVVPETKNKTFLEIQIEFQSGEKRKASKADHSPRTTMLSTPL is encoded by the exons ATGGATAGTAATGAAGAGTCTGCAGAATTAAAGAAAAGG TGTCCTAACACATCCCTTCTACTGGCAATTTGTGCAGCTTGCATCGGTGGAACCTTTCAATATGGTTATAATATTTCCATCATCAATTCCCCCACCAAG TCTGTGCAGAATTTCATCAACCAAACCTGGCTGGAGCGCTATGAAGAGAACATCTCAGAGCAATACCTCACTCTACTGTGGTCCAGCATCGTGTCCATTTTCACCATAGGTGGATTTATTGGAGCGACTATTGGTGGAACACTGGCAATTAGATTTGGGAG AAAAGGGACACTGATGATGAACAATGCATTTGCCTTACTGGCTGCTCTGTTGATGGGCCTGAGCTATCCCACTGGATTATTTGAACTGCTCATAATTGGACGATTTTTCACAGGAGTAAATGCGG GCATTGGCATATGCGTTCAGCCACTGTATCTGGGGGAAATCGCCCCAAGAGCACTTCGTGGCGCCATGGCGATGGGGACCTCTATTTTCATCACTGGGGGCATCCTTACTGGACAGGTGATTGGGCTTAA TGAGCTCCTGGGTAAAGAAGAGTACTGGCCCATCCTACTCTCCACCACCTGTATCCCAGCGTTCCTGCAGCTCCTCATACTACCCTGGTTCCCAGAGAGCCCTCGCTACCTGCTGATCGACAGAGGGGATGACGTTGGATGTGGAACCG CGATGAAGCAACTCCACGGCACAGATAACTTTGACCGCGAGCGGGaggacatggagagggagaggatcagCGCTATGGGGATCAAACCCAAAAAGCCCTGGGAGCTGTTCATGGACCGCAGCCTCCGCTGGCAAGTCCTCACCATCATCGTGATCAACGCCGCCCAGCAGCTCAACGGCATCAACGCT ATTTATTTCTATACAGATTATGTGTTTGAGGAGGCTGGAATTCCAGAGGTTAACATACCCTACGTAACTGTGGGCACAGGAGCCTGTGAATGCCTCACTGCCCTTACCTGT GGCATGCTGATCGAATCTCTGGGACGAAAAGTGCTTATCATCGGAGGGTACACCCTTATGGCTTTCTGGTGTATTTGCTTCACTCTGACCCTCACCTTCCAA GGAGCAGGCCCATGGATACCTTATCTTAGTATGGGATGCGTCTTTGCTTTCATACTGAGCTTTGGCATGGGACCAG GTGGTGTGACAAACATCTTGATCACAGAGTTATTCACACAAACCACACGGCCTGCTGCGTACATGATCGGAGGGTCCGTGAACTGGCTCAGCTTCTTCTTCATTGGCATGGCGTTTCCATTTATTGTG ACTAAGTTGCAGCAGTATTGTTTCCTGGTGTTCTTGGTTGTTTGTGTCTTGGTGGCTGTATACATATTCCTGGTAGTCCCCGAGACGAAGAACAAAACCTTCCTGGAGATCCAAATAGAGTTCCAGTCTGGAGAAAAGAGGAAGGCTTCCAAAGCTGACCACAGCCCAAGGACAACAATGTTGTCAACCCCTCTGTGA
- the LOC115164872 gene encoding solute carrier family 2, facilitated glucose transporter member 11 isoform X1, with protein MTKRDTEYQPLLEGITETKQKIKCPNTSLLLAICAACIGGTFQYGYNISIINSPTKSVQNFINQTWLERYEENISEQYLTLLWSSIVSIFTIGGFIGATIGGTLAIRFGRKGTLMMNNAFALLAALLMGLSYPTGLFELLIIGRFFTGVNAGIGICVQPLYLGEIAPRALRGAMAMGTSIFITGGILTGQVIGLNELLGKEEYWPILLSTTCIPAFLQLLILPWFPESPRYLLIDRGDDVGCGTAMKQLHGTDNFDREREDMERERISAMGIKPKKPWELFMDRSLRWQVLTIIVINAAQQLNGINAIYFYTDYVFEEAGIPEVNIPYVTVGTGACECLTALTCGMLIESLGRKVLIIGGYTLMAFWCICFTLTLTFQGAGPWIPYLSMGCVFAFILSFGMGPGGVTNILITELFTQTTRPAAYMIGGSVNWLSFFFIGMAFPFIVTKLQQYCFLVFLVVCVLVAVYIFLVVPETKNKTFLEIQIEFQSGEKRKASKADHSPRTTMLSTPL; from the exons ATGACTAAAAGAGATACGGAATATCAACCTTTGCTTGAAGGTATCACAGAAACAAAACAGAAAATTAAG TGTCCTAACACATCCCTTCTACTGGCAATTTGTGCAGCTTGCATCGGTGGAACCTTTCAATATGGTTATAATATTTCCATCATCAATTCCCCCACCAAG TCTGTGCAGAATTTCATCAACCAAACCTGGCTGGAGCGCTATGAAGAGAACATCTCAGAGCAATACCTCACTCTACTGTGGTCCAGCATCGTGTCCATTTTCACCATAGGTGGATTTATTGGAGCGACTATTGGTGGAACACTGGCAATTAGATTTGGGAG AAAAGGGACACTGATGATGAACAATGCATTTGCCTTACTGGCTGCTCTGTTGATGGGCCTGAGCTATCCCACTGGATTATTTGAACTGCTCATAATTGGACGATTTTTCACAGGAGTAAATGCGG GCATTGGCATATGCGTTCAGCCACTGTATCTGGGGGAAATCGCCCCAAGAGCACTTCGTGGCGCCATGGCGATGGGGACCTCTATTTTCATCACTGGGGGCATCCTTACTGGACAGGTGATTGGGCTTAA TGAGCTCCTGGGTAAAGAAGAGTACTGGCCCATCCTACTCTCCACCACCTGTATCCCAGCGTTCCTGCAGCTCCTCATACTACCCTGGTTCCCAGAGAGCCCTCGCTACCTGCTGATCGACAGAGGGGATGACGTTGGATGTGGAACCG CGATGAAGCAACTCCACGGCACAGATAACTTTGACCGCGAGCGGGaggacatggagagggagaggatcagCGCTATGGGGATCAAACCCAAAAAGCCCTGGGAGCTGTTCATGGACCGCAGCCTCCGCTGGCAAGTCCTCACCATCATCGTGATCAACGCCGCCCAGCAGCTCAACGGCATCAACGCT ATTTATTTCTATACAGATTATGTGTTTGAGGAGGCTGGAATTCCAGAGGTTAACATACCCTACGTAACTGTGGGCACAGGAGCCTGTGAATGCCTCACTGCCCTTACCTGT GGCATGCTGATCGAATCTCTGGGACGAAAAGTGCTTATCATCGGAGGGTACACCCTTATGGCTTTCTGGTGTATTTGCTTCACTCTGACCCTCACCTTCCAA GGAGCAGGCCCATGGATACCTTATCTTAGTATGGGATGCGTCTTTGCTTTCATACTGAGCTTTGGCATGGGACCAG GTGGTGTGACAAACATCTTGATCACAGAGTTATTCACACAAACCACACGGCCTGCTGCGTACATGATCGGAGGGTCCGTGAACTGGCTCAGCTTCTTCTTCATTGGCATGGCGTTTCCATTTATTGTG ACTAAGTTGCAGCAGTATTGTTTCCTGGTGTTCTTGGTTGTTTGTGTCTTGGTGGCTGTATACATATTCCTGGTAGTCCCCGAGACGAAGAACAAAACCTTCCTGGAGATCCAAATAGAGTTCCAGTCTGGAGAAAAGAGGAAGGCTTCCAAAGCTGACCACAGCCCAAGGACAACAATGTTGTCAACCCCTCTGTGA
- the LOC115164873 gene encoding serine/threonine-protein kinase Chk2-like isoform X2, with translation MVNEFHLTYGVAKIMDFPDTAHYSDRGEILTMSQEKPDAFSQTQSQPQTQSQPQTQSQPQTQSQPQTQSQSGSSSSSAPGSASQSSSGSGTVSSVDTIPVRDLGSIPEEPEPQPWGLLLPMQRGFRAHNCVEDDAWFGRHTKCNYSFDVPILRESSRFAAYSNKHFRIFREKNIVYVFDNSNNGTFVDGQVIGKGKMLPLANNAVLSLAEERHKVFVFIDLMADEQSNLPKELSEKYMITKKIGVGVCGEVKLAFERATCKKVALKTINKKDFPASVGTATRSAEREIQILQKIDHPCLIKTKDFFQTDDSYYIFLELMEGGELFDRVKSKQQIKEPIAKLYFYQMLKAVEYLHNNGIIHRDLKPENVLLSSHDDVCVIKITDFNQSKILEESALMRTLCGTPTYLAPEVFTDAVTVGYSRAVDAWSLGVVLFVCLAGYPPFYPDARIGLSVSDQITQGIYTFIPSKWDGISDDAKDVVKKLLRVDPNVRLTIEEALQHPWLMDEAMKETAEGIMYPKDSRDADGTADSGDATVASTGKRSREDEEEQQPTKR, from the exons ATGGTGAATGAATTCCACTTAACTTATGGAGTTGCCAAGATCATGGATTTTCCAGACACCGCACATT ACTCCGACAGAGGAGAAATATTGACCATGTCCCAAGAGAAGCCAGACGCTTTCAGCCAGACCCAGTCGCAGCCTCAGACCCAGTCGCAGCCTCAGACCCAGTCGCAGCCTCAGACCCAGTCGCAGCCTCAGACCCAGTCCCAGAGTGGCTCCAGCTCCTCCTCTGCTCCAGGCTCTGCCAGCCAGTCATCCTCTGGGTCTGGCACAGTCAGTTCAGTGGACACCATCCCTGTTAGGGACCTGGGCTCCATACCAGAGGAGCCTGAGCCACAGCCCTGGGGCCTCCTGCTGCCTATGCAGAGAGGCTTCAGAGCCCACA ACTGTGTTGAGGACGACGCTTGGTTTGGTCGGCACACTAAATGCAACTATTCCTTTGATGTCCCCATACTGAGGGAATCATCCAGATTTGCTGCATACAGCAATAAACATTTTAGGATATTCCGA GAGAAGAACATTGTCTATGTCTTTGACAACAGTAACAATGGCACGTTTGTTGACGGTCAAGTTATTGGAAAAGGAAAAATGTTGCCACTAGCGAACAATGCAGTGTTGTCCCTTGCTGAAGAACGCCACAAAG TGTTTGTGTTCATTGATCTCATGGCGGATGAGCAGTCCAACCTACCCAAAGAGTTAAGCGAGAAATACATGATTACCAAAAAGATTGGAGT TGGTGTGTGCGGGGAAGTGAAGCTGGCTTTTGAGAGGGCCACTTGCAAAAAGGTGGCCTTGAAGACTATTAACAAGAAAGATTTCCCGGCATCTGTTGGC ACTGCCACACGAAGTGCAGAACGAGAGATCCAGATCCTTCAAAAGATTGACCAT CCATGTCTGATCAAAACAAAAGACTTCTTCCAAACAGATGACTCATACTACATTTTTCTAGAGCT catGGAGGGTGGAGAACTCTTTGACAGGGTCAAAAGCAAGCAACAGATCAAGGAGCCAATTGCCAAGCTATATTTTTACCAGATGTTGAAAGCAGTAGAG TACCTTCACAACAATGGCATCATCCACAGAGACCTCAAACCTGAAAATGTGCTGCTTTCGTCTCACGACGATGTTTGCGTCATCAAG aTCACAGACTTTAATCAGTCCAAGATACTGGAGGAGTCTGCCCTGATGAGGACCCTTTGTGGAACACCCACATACCTGGCACCAGAGGTGTTTACAGACGCAGTCACTGTGGGCTACAGCAGGGCTGTAGACGCCTGGAGTTTAGGGGTCGTCCTGTTTGTGTG TTTGGCAGGCTATCCCCCATTCTACCCTGATGCACGAATTGGTTTGTCAGTCAGTGATCAGATCACCCAGGGAATATATACATTTATTCCATCAAAATGGGACGGCATCTCCGATGATG CCAAAGATGTTGTGAAGAAACTGCTTCGAGTGGACCCCAATGTCCGCCTCACCATTGAGGAGGCTTTACAGCATCCCTGGCTGATG GATGAGGCAATGAAGGAGACCGCTGAAGGCATCATGTACCCCAAGGACTCCAGAGATGCCGATGGCACAGCAGACTCCGGAGATGCCACAGTA GCCTCAACCGGAAAGAGGTCAAGAGAAGATGAGGAAGAGCAGCAGCCAACCAAGAGGTGA
- the LOC115164873 gene encoding serine/threonine-protein kinase Chk2-like isoform X1 encodes MRNKQHFPRVSRDPISPENLHVPRLIRNPDSDRGEILTMSQEKPDAFSQTQSQPQTQSQPQTQSQPQTQSQPQTQSQSGSSSSSAPGSASQSSSGSGTVSSVDTIPVRDLGSIPEEPEPQPWGLLLPMQRGFRAHNCVEDDAWFGRHTKCNYSFDVPILRESSRFAAYSNKHFRIFREKNIVYVFDNSNNGTFVDGQVIGKGKMLPLANNAVLSLAEERHKVFVFIDLMADEQSNLPKELSEKYMITKKIGVGVCGEVKLAFERATCKKVALKTINKKDFPASVGTATRSAEREIQILQKIDHPCLIKTKDFFQTDDSYYIFLELMEGGELFDRVKSKQQIKEPIAKLYFYQMLKAVEYLHNNGIIHRDLKPENVLLSSHDDVCVIKITDFNQSKILEESALMRTLCGTPTYLAPEVFTDAVTVGYSRAVDAWSLGVVLFVCLAGYPPFYPDARIGLSVSDQITQGIYTFIPSKWDGISDDAKDVVKKLLRVDPNVRLTIEEALQHPWLMDEAMKETAEGIMYPKDSRDADGTADSGDATVASTGKRSREDEEEQQPTKR; translated from the exons ATGAGAAACAAACAACATTTCCCACGAGTCTCTAGAGATCCAATTTCCCCGGAAAATCTACACGTGCCGCGATTAATTCGAAATCCCG ACTCCGACAGAGGAGAAATATTGACCATGTCCCAAGAGAAGCCAGACGCTTTCAGCCAGACCCAGTCGCAGCCTCAGACCCAGTCGCAGCCTCAGACCCAGTCGCAGCCTCAGACCCAGTCGCAGCCTCAGACCCAGTCCCAGAGTGGCTCCAGCTCCTCCTCTGCTCCAGGCTCTGCCAGCCAGTCATCCTCTGGGTCTGGCACAGTCAGTTCAGTGGACACCATCCCTGTTAGGGACCTGGGCTCCATACCAGAGGAGCCTGAGCCACAGCCCTGGGGCCTCCTGCTGCCTATGCAGAGAGGCTTCAGAGCCCACA ACTGTGTTGAGGACGACGCTTGGTTTGGTCGGCACACTAAATGCAACTATTCCTTTGATGTCCCCATACTGAGGGAATCATCCAGATTTGCTGCATACAGCAATAAACATTTTAGGATATTCCGA GAGAAGAACATTGTCTATGTCTTTGACAACAGTAACAATGGCACGTTTGTTGACGGTCAAGTTATTGGAAAAGGAAAAATGTTGCCACTAGCGAACAATGCAGTGTTGTCCCTTGCTGAAGAACGCCACAAAG TGTTTGTGTTCATTGATCTCATGGCGGATGAGCAGTCCAACCTACCCAAAGAGTTAAGCGAGAAATACATGATTACCAAAAAGATTGGAGT TGGTGTGTGCGGGGAAGTGAAGCTGGCTTTTGAGAGGGCCACTTGCAAAAAGGTGGCCTTGAAGACTATTAACAAGAAAGATTTCCCGGCATCTGTTGGC ACTGCCACACGAAGTGCAGAACGAGAGATCCAGATCCTTCAAAAGATTGACCAT CCATGTCTGATCAAAACAAAAGACTTCTTCCAAACAGATGACTCATACTACATTTTTCTAGAGCT catGGAGGGTGGAGAACTCTTTGACAGGGTCAAAAGCAAGCAACAGATCAAGGAGCCAATTGCCAAGCTATATTTTTACCAGATGTTGAAAGCAGTAGAG TACCTTCACAACAATGGCATCATCCACAGAGACCTCAAACCTGAAAATGTGCTGCTTTCGTCTCACGACGATGTTTGCGTCATCAAG aTCACAGACTTTAATCAGTCCAAGATACTGGAGGAGTCTGCCCTGATGAGGACCCTTTGTGGAACACCCACATACCTGGCACCAGAGGTGTTTACAGACGCAGTCACTGTGGGCTACAGCAGGGCTGTAGACGCCTGGAGTTTAGGGGTCGTCCTGTTTGTGTG TTTGGCAGGCTATCCCCCATTCTACCCTGATGCACGAATTGGTTTGTCAGTCAGTGATCAGATCACCCAGGGAATATATACATTTATTCCATCAAAATGGGACGGCATCTCCGATGATG CCAAAGATGTTGTGAAGAAACTGCTTCGAGTGGACCCCAATGTCCGCCTCACCATTGAGGAGGCTTTACAGCATCCCTGGCTGATG GATGAGGCAATGAAGGAGACCGCTGAAGGCATCATGTACCCCAAGGACTCCAGAGATGCCGATGGCACAGCAGACTCCGGAGATGCCACAGTA GCCTCAACCGGAAAGAGGTCAAGAGAAGATGAGGAAGAGCAGCAGCCAACCAAGAGGTGA